One part of the Enterobacter kobei genome encodes these proteins:
- a CDS encoding bacteriocin immunity protein produces the protein MSWVAKIIRADFSSEKENDDAIFHFARLTEHPAGWNLIFRPEAGSDASAEGIVNTVKQWRAAHGKPGFKAE, from the coding sequence GTGAGCTGGGTTGCTAAAATTATCCGGGCAGACTTCAGTTCTGAAAAGGAAAATGATGACGCTATCTTTCATTTCGCACGTTTAACGGAACATCCTGCGGGCTGGAACCTCATTTTCCGTCCGGAAGCAGGGTCAGATGCTTCAGCTGAGGGTATCGTTAATACAGTTAAGCAATGGCGGGCTGCTCACGGCAAGCCGGGTTTCAAAGCGGAGTAA